The bacterium genome contains a region encoding:
- a CDS encoding L,D-transpeptidase codes for MPRNGNGLIDSEMHRDALARLRLVLGGEPPRWLLVSAAGQCLVLFEDGRASRVYGVSTAAAGLSGREGSFGTPPGVHRVARRIGAGQELGTWFDSREPEGVWRPGEPAPREDLILTRIITLRGCEEGVNRGQGCDSEARFIYIHGTNHEGRIGEPVSQGCIRLSNTDVLDLFERVEEGDPVVIV; via the coding sequence ATGCCACGCAACGGCAACGGCTTGATCGACAGCGAGATGCACCGCGACGCGCTCGCGCGCCTCCGCCTGGTCCTGGGCGGAGAGCCGCCGCGCTGGCTGCTGGTGAGCGCCGCCGGCCAGTGCCTGGTGCTGTTCGAGGACGGGCGCGCGAGCCGCGTCTACGGCGTCTCGACGGCGGCCGCCGGCCTCAGCGGCCGCGAGGGCTCCTTCGGCACGCCGCCGGGCGTGCACCGGGTCGCGCGGCGCATCGGCGCCGGGCAGGAGCTCGGCACCTGGTTCGACAGCCGCGAGCCCGAAGGCGTGTGGCGCCCGGGCGAGCCCGCGCCGCGGGAGGACCTCATCCTGACGCGCATCATCACCCTGCGGGGATGCGAGGAGGGCGTGAACCGCGGCCAGGGTTGCGATTCGGAGGCCCGCTTCATCTACATCCACGGCACCAACCACGAGGGCCGCATCGGCGAACCCGTCTCCCAGGGCTGCATCCGCCTGAGCAACACCGACGTGCTCGACCTTTTCGAGCGCGTCGAAGAAGGGGACCCCGTTGTCATCGTCTGA